From Ignavibacteriota bacterium, the proteins below share one genomic window:
- the aroC gene encoding chorismate synthase has product MAGNTFGRYLRIMTFGESHGPALGVVMDGVRPGLKFSVAAIQKELDRRRPGQSKVTTPRNEPDRVEVLSGVFEGKTTGMPVCMIIRNTDQRPAAYEKIKTMFRPGHAGYTYLAKYGIVDYRGGGRSSGRETAARVAAGAFAKEYLQEQGIRILAHTTEIGGIVASRFDPAVIEQNPLRCADSTAAQAMEDAVMAARDDGDSLGGIVEIRVNGLPPGLGDPVFDRLNADLAHAMMSIGAVKGVEFGSGFAAARMKGSENNDPMYMEAATGRVRTRTNNAGGTAGGITNGEELVLRIAVKPTSSIRKEQDTVTVDGEPARITVHGRHDPCICPRVVPVAESMAALTIMDHLTRQRLLRGSKGKKAQGETVELIDRDINVLRLLRKQLSAPLGKRARTR; this is encoded by the coding sequence ATGGCAGGCAACACCTTCGGTAGATATCTCCGCATCATGACATTCGGCGAAAGCCATGGCCCCGCGCTCGGCGTGGTGATGGATGGCGTGCGTCCCGGGCTGAAGTTCAGCGTGGCGGCGATCCAGAAAGAACTGGACCGTCGGCGGCCCGGACAGAGCAAGGTCACGACCCCGCGGAACGAACCGGACCGCGTGGAAGTGCTGAGCGGTGTGTTCGAGGGGAAGACCACCGGTATGCCCGTGTGCATGATCATCCGCAACACCGATCAGCGCCCGGCGGCCTACGAGAAGATCAAGACCATGTTCCGGCCGGGCCATGCGGGATACACGTATCTGGCGAAGTACGGGATCGTGGATTACCGGGGCGGCGGGCGGTCGTCCGGACGCGAGACCGCGGCCCGTGTTGCGGCAGGGGCCTTTGCGAAAGAGTATCTGCAGGAGCAGGGGATCCGCATCCTAGCCCACACGACGGAGATCGGCGGTATCGTGGCTTCCCGGTTCGATCCGGCGGTGATCGAGCAGAACCCCCTCCGATGCGCCGACAGCACTGCCGCGCAGGCGATGGAGGATGCGGTGATGGCGGCCCGCGATGACGGCGACTCGCTCGGCGGGATCGTGGAGATCCGGGTGAACGGGCTGCCGCCCGGACTCGGGGACCCGGTCTTCGACCGGTTGAACGCGGACCTGGCGCACGCGATGATGTCGATCGGCGCGGTGAAGGGAGTGGAATTTGGTAGTGGTTTTGCGGCCGCGCGCATGAAGGGAAGTGAGAACAACGACCCCATGTATATGGAAGCGGCGACGGGGAGGGTGCGGACCCGCACCAACAATGCAGGCGGGACGGCGGGGGGGATCACCAACGGCGAGGAGCTCGTGCTGCGCATCGCCGTCAAGCCGACGTCCTCGATCAGGAAGGAACAGGATACCGTCACGGTGGATGGAGAGCCGGCGCGCATCACCGTGCACGGCCGCCACGATCCGTGCATCTGTCCGCGTGTCGTGCCGGTGGCGGAATCGATGGCCGCACTCACGATCATGGATCATCTCACGCGCCAGCGCCTGCTGCGCGGATCGAAGGGGAAGAAGGCGCAGGGGGAAACAGTGGAACTGATCGACCGGGATATCAACGTGCTCCGGTTGTTGCGCAAGCAACTGTCGGCACCCCTCGGAAAACGCGCGCGCACCAGGTAA
- a CDS encoding penicillin-binding protein activator gives MIVNTAECKALLDTAKRYGEEGKPLHAGQIYRRVMRALPEYDEPYLQLAGLALAGKNGGEAMRLLREGSTRCGDPTRCRMMLADLTLQRGECSAAVESLAPLIAGKDPQVHYRLAIAFLRLGRMTDAELAARRAVVLDGRLADAQEILGEVLLATQRPGEATVVLRRAVRIDPWSARRHRLLGQALLRGRNVSEALDAFVMAAELDPEDAQAWLGCGEAHLRLRHPAEAELALRHAVELDPGSADAHTALGELFMQKGDMENALSAFAAALRRVPGHQRALDGRLHARMRSVRLMDRLAIFVVSMVMMTCMAAAQPGDPHQAALLFDRGLREYESGRFPQAAAAFDGAVRAHPSGERVTAALIMWGKALYWIDENLESARVIRTLLADHPESRYAADAHYLLGGIYRRIGRSEDAMGEVLRAWEMMPQPEPPRLAEDIITIADTIASSSLSRAALQRFLAGTTNRERRAFLRLKIAENEAAAENTLAARLALDSLLAEFPLEASRPRVRALRNRLAERSDVHLGVLLPLMRNGDPTAAKEIAQDVYDGIRFAVDRFTADPDRRVNVTIVPFDTERDPVIAARGVRSLAADEKVVGIIGPVFSSSAVGAARAAEEAGVPLITPTANANGIAGTGPNVFQANPDYEMRGKAMAQYAIRTLGFKRVAVLAPSDSYGRFLAQAFADEVKKQGGQVLATEWYERKASDLTKQLRAIRRAGLHAGSDPLISFGGKKRLGELMKLAGLGVPVKKLDSLMAKGATVSVSSLVGPDAVPKLDSLGINVVYNDVYLDSLDIPVTTIDGLYLPIGTPEEIGVVTSQIVYFNLHAQLLGSGEWNALEELDANRRYCSGIVFESDSYADSILAGRGEWAAGYMAAMKRPPTKHTLYGYDAAGLLLSLFRSGSTTRAALRRSLGEVSEYQGLHARIGFSAGRVNTWLPILQFDGRNVLRVDEIKTE, from the coding sequence GTGATCGTGAACACCGCGGAATGCAAGGCATTGCTCGATACGGCGAAGAGATATGGTGAAGAGGGGAAACCCCTCCATGCCGGACAGATCTACCGCCGCGTGATGCGGGCGCTCCCCGAGTACGATGAGCCCTACCTCCAGCTGGCAGGACTCGCACTCGCCGGGAAGAATGGTGGGGAGGCGATGCGCCTGCTGCGTGAGGGATCCACACGCTGCGGCGATCCCACACGATGCCGCATGATGCTGGCGGACCTGACCCTCCAGCGCGGGGAATGCAGTGCAGCGGTGGAGAGTCTCGCACCGCTCATCGCCGGGAAGGATCCACAGGTTCATTATCGTCTTGCGATCGCGTTTCTCCGGCTCGGGCGCATGACGGATGCGGAATTGGCGGCGCGGCGGGCGGTGGTGCTGGACGGGCGGCTTGCCGACGCACAGGAGATCCTGGGCGAGGTCCTGCTCGCCACGCAGCGTCCCGGTGAAGCGACCGTCGTACTCCGGCGGGCGGTCAGGATCGATCCATGGAGCGCACGGAGGCACCGCCTGCTCGGACAGGCGTTGCTGCGGGGACGGAACGTATCGGAAGCGCTCGATGCATTCGTGATGGCGGCCGAGCTGGATCCGGAGGATGCTCAGGCGTGGCTGGGATGCGGGGAGGCACATCTGCGGTTGCGGCATCCGGCAGAGGCCGAACTTGCCCTGCGGCACGCGGTCGAACTCGATCCCGGATCGGCGGATGCACACACCGCGCTCGGTGAACTTTTCATGCAAAAGGGAGATATGGAAAACGCGCTTTCAGCTTTCGCCGCGGCGTTGCGCCGCGTCCCGGGGCATCAGCGGGCCCTCGATGGCCGCTTGCACGCCAGGATGCGCTCGGTCCGACTGATGGACCGGCTCGCGATCTTCGTCGTGAGCATGGTCATGATGACGTGCATGGCCGCGGCCCAGCCCGGCGATCCACACCAGGCGGCGTTGCTCTTCGATCGCGGGCTGCGCGAGTATGAGAGTGGCCGGTTCCCCCAGGCTGCCGCGGCATTTGACGGCGCCGTCCGGGCACACCCTTCCGGTGAACGTGTCACCGCCGCGCTCATCATGTGGGGGAAGGCGCTGTACTGGATCGACGAGAACCTTGAGAGTGCACGGGTGATCCGCACCCTGCTTGCGGACCATCCGGAGAGCCGATATGCCGCCGATGCACACTACCTGCTGGGCGGGATCTACCGCCGCATCGGCCGTTCTGAGGATGCGATGGGTGAGGTGCTGCGGGCATGGGAGATGATGCCGCAGCCCGAACCGCCGCGCCTTGCCGAGGATATCATCACGATCGCCGATACCATCGCCTCGTCCTCCCTCTCCCGTGCTGCGCTTCAACGCTTCCTGGCGGGGACCACGAACCGCGAGCGCCGTGCGTTCCTTCGTTTGAAGATCGCCGAGAACGAAGCGGCGGCAGAGAATACTCTGGCTGCACGGTTGGCACTCGACTCGCTCCTCGCTGAGTTCCCCCTTGAGGCATCGCGCCCGCGCGTCCGCGCCCTGCGGAACCGGCTGGCTGAACGCAGCGATGTCCATCTCGGCGTTCTCCTTCCGCTGATGCGCAATGGCGACCCGACCGCCGCGAAGGAGATCGCGCAGGATGTCTATGACGGCATCCGGTTCGCCGTGGACCGCTTCACCGCGGATCCGGACCGGAGGGTCAATGTCACCATCGTGCCGTTCGATACGGAGCGGGATCCGGTCATCGCCGCCCGCGGGGTCAGATCGCTCGCCGCGGACGAAAAGGTCGTCGGGATCATCGGCCCGGTGTTCTCGAGTTCTGCCGTGGGTGCTGCGCGCGCGGCGGAAGAGGCCGGTGTGCCGTTGATCACGCCGACCGCCAATGCGAATGGCATCGCAGGGACGGGGCCGAATGTCTTTCAGGCGAATCCTGATTATGAGATGCGCGGGAAGGCGATGGCGCAGTATGCCATCCGGACACTCGGCTTCAAACGGGTCGCAGTCCTTGCACCATCCGATTCGTATGGCCGGTTCCTGGCCCAGGCCTTTGCCGATGAGGTCAAGAAGCAGGGCGGACAGGTCCTTGCGACGGAGTGGTACGAGCGCAAGGCGTCCGACCTCACGAAACAGCTCCGTGCCATCCGGCGCGCCGGGCTCCATGCGGGGTCCGATCCGCTCATCTCCTTCGGCGGAAAGAAACGCCTTGGGGAGCTGATGAAGCTCGCGGGCCTCGGTGTTCCGGTCAAGAAGCTGGACTCCCTCATGGCGAAAGGTGCGACCGTGAGTGTCTCTTCGCTTGTGGGGCCCGATGCCGTGCCGAAGCTCGATTCGCTCGGGATCAATGTCGTCTACAATGATGTGTATCTGGACAGTCTGGACATACCCGTGACGACGATCGACGGCCTGTATCTGCCGATCGGGACGCCGGAAGAGATCGGCGTCGTCACCTCGCAGATCGTCTATTTCAATCTCCATGCGCAGCTCCTCGGTAGCGGTGAATGGAACGCCCTCGAAGAACTGGATGCGAACCGGCGGTATTGCAGCGGCATCGTGTTCGAGTCGGATTCCTATGCGGACAGCATCCTTGCCGGGCGCGGTGAATGGGCTGCTGGCTACATGGCGGCCATGAAACGGCCACCCACGAAGCACACGCTCTATGGCTACGATGCTGCGGGACTGTTGCTGTCGTTGTTCCGTTCGGGATCGACCACCCGTGCCGCCCTCCGGCGATCGCTGGGGGAGGTGAGCGAATATCAGGGGTTGCATGCGCGCATCGGGTTCTCCGCCGGACGGGTGAATACCTGGCTGCCGATCCTGCAATTCGATGGACGGAACGTGCTCCGCGTGGATGAGATCAAGACGGAGTAG
- a CDS encoding ABC transporter ATP-binding protein, with product MIELRNVVKKFGSFVAVDDISLKIGKGEFFGFLGPNGAGKTTTIKMMTGLFRPTSGACIINGFDIQEHPVEAKRSFGYVPDQPHLYDRLTGREFLYFIGGLYKSPAEEVVARIEHYSKLFEMEGFLDRSTEEYSQGMRQRVALAAALVHEPPVLIIDEPLLGLDPRSAMLVRTTLKDLTRKGLTVFMSTHLLRVVEELCDRLVIVKGGRIIYTEVLNTSPDTSGRLEEIFLEITR from the coding sequence GTGATAGAACTCCGCAACGTGGTGAAGAAGTTCGGTTCGTTCGTTGCTGTGGACGACATCTCCCTCAAGATCGGCAAGGGGGAATTCTTCGGGTTCCTCGGCCCGAACGGGGCGGGGAAGACCACGACGATCAAGATGATGACCGGATTGTTCCGCCCGACCTCCGGGGCGTGCATCATCAACGGATTCGATATCCAGGAACATCCGGTGGAAGCGAAGCGGAGTTTCGGGTATGTGCCGGACCAGCCGCACCTGTATGACCGGCTGACGGGGAGGGAGTTCCTCTACTTCATTGGCGGGCTCTACAAATCCCCCGCTGAGGAGGTCGTGGCACGCATCGAACACTACAGCAAACTCTTTGAAATGGAGGGGTTCCTCGACCGGTCCACGGAAGAGTACTCGCAGGGGATGCGCCAACGTGTGGCGCTCGCGGCCGCACTGGTGCATGAACCGCCGGTGCTGATCATCGATGAACCGTTGCTGGGGCTCGACCCGCGGAGTGCCATGCTGGTCAGGACGACCCTGAAGGATCTCACCCGGAAAGGGCTCACGGTGTTCATGTCCACCCATCTCCTTCGTGTCGTTGAAGAGTTGTGCGACCGGTTGGTCATTGTGAAGGGCGGACGCATCATCTACACTGAGGTCCTCAACACCTCGCCGGATACGTCCGGCCGTCTGGAAGAGATCTTCCTGGAGATCACGCGGTGA
- the radC gene encoding DNA repair protein RadC → MRSRRSSAPIPLWPRDDRPREKLIRGGVHTLSDVELMALILRTGNGDRSALDLARELYARERSLRRIGTRTPGELMRLQGIGPAKAVEILAAFELGRRAQAEQDEPRPILRSPADVAKRMIPLLRDRKNEVFYVLILDAKNALSIDIELSVGTLNASLVHPREVYKAAIDNGAASIIVVHNHPSGNPEPSTEDIEITRQLAEAGRIVGIPLHDHVIVAGEFYTSHAERGLL, encoded by the coding sequence ATGAGATCAAGACGGAGTAGCGCCCCGATCCCGCTCTGGCCGCGCGACGACCGTCCGCGGGAGAAGCTCATCCGGGGTGGAGTGCATACCCTCTCGGATGTCGAGCTGATGGCGCTCATTCTCCGGACCGGGAACGGGGACCGCAGTGCCCTCGACCTCGCCCGCGAGCTGTATGCGCGGGAGCGGTCGCTCCGGCGCATCGGCACACGGACCCCGGGGGAGCTCATGCGCTTGCAGGGGATCGGTCCGGCCAAGGCCGTGGAGATCCTTGCCGCCTTTGAGTTGGGCCGGAGGGCGCAGGCGGAGCAGGATGAACCCCGCCCCATTCTCCGCTCACCCGCCGACGTCGCAAAGCGCATGATCCCGCTGCTCCGGGATCGGAAAAACGAGGTATTCTACGTCCTGATCCTGGATGCAAAGAACGCGCTTTCCATCGATATCGAGCTGTCGGTCGGCACCCTGAACGCCAGTCTGGTCCACCCCCGGGAGGTGTACAAAGCCGCCATCGACAACGGGGCGGCGTCCATTATCGTGGTCCATAACCACCCGAGCGGGAATCCGGAACCGAGCACGGAAGACATCGAGATCACGCGGCAGCTCGCCGAGGCCGGCCGGATCGTAGGTATCCCCCTGCACGACCATGTCATCGTGGCGGGGGAGTTCTATACAAGCCACGCGGAGCGGGGTTTGCTTTAA
- the ubiE gene encoding bifunctional demethylmenaquinone methyltransferase/2-methoxy-6-polyprenyl-1,4-benzoquinol methylase UbiE: MRVNSRTCIPYSLFLLPVSNSEVRTLFNGIAARYDLLNHLLSGGIDLYWRKKAIAAVRDIRPKRILDVATGTADLALAAMKLGPDTIVGVDISENMLAIGREKIEQKGLTGTITLQAGEAEKIAFPDGSFDASIVAFGARNFENLEQGLREMGRVLRAGGRIMVLEFSRPSSFPFKQLYFFYFRRILPLIGRFISKDPGAYTYLPDTVMRFPEGEDFLGILRTAGFKNVRQERLTFGIATIYTGDT, translated from the coding sequence ATGAGGGTGAATTCCAGAACATGTATCCCTTATTCCCTCTTCCTTCTTCCTGTGTCGAACTCTGAAGTCCGTACCCTGTTCAACGGCATTGCCGCTCGCTACGACCTGCTCAACCACCTGTTGAGCGGGGGCATCGACCTGTACTGGCGCAAGAAAGCGATCGCTGCGGTGCGCGACATCCGGCCGAAACGCATCCTCGACGTCGCAACGGGCACGGCGGACCTCGCGCTTGCCGCCATGAAGCTCGGGCCCGACACGATCGTAGGGGTGGACATCTCGGAGAACATGCTCGCGATCGGGAGGGAAAAGATCGAGCAGAAGGGGCTGACGGGGACCATCACCCTGCAGGCCGGTGAGGCGGAGAAGATCGCTTTCCCGGACGGAAGTTTCGACGCTTCGATCGTCGCATTCGGAGCCCGGAATTTCGAGAACCTGGAGCAGGGCCTCCGGGAGATGGGGCGTGTACTGAGGGCCGGTGGCCGGATCATGGTCCTGGAATTCTCGCGCCCTTCATCGTTCCCGTTCAAGCAATTGTATTTCTTCTATTTCCGGCGGATCCTCCCGTTGATCGGGAGATTCATATCGAAGGACCCGGGTGCATACACGTACCTGCCCGACACGGTGATGCGGTTTCCCGAAGGAGAGGACTTCCTCGGCATCCTGCGCACCGCCGGATTCAAGAACGTGCGCCAGGAGCGGCTCACGTTCGGCATCGCAACGATCTATACAGGAGACACATGA
- the aroB gene encoding 3-dehydroquinate synthase — MKRTIPVRLREGKDRSYEVLISPGALAQLPSLIASRWKGRSIFVVTDSNVNRLYGRTVTRGLVVAGFDPVLIDVPPGEESKSIDVYYAVLTALLENRIRRGSVVIALGGGVVGDLAGFASASVLRGVEFVQVPTSLLAQVDSSVGGKVGIDHHLGKNLIGAFHQPSLVVIDPLVLKTLPPREFRNGLAEIIKIAAALDRKFFSLLARNAAKLRPGQTAFLTRVIATAVGLKAAVVEKDEREAGLRKVLNLGHTLGHAIETASGFSLRHGETVAIGMVLEARMAATMGLLSIDHLMKIKQALEAVGLPTRIPGKLDMRRVHTSLALDKKGKDGMPLFVLPKAIGASAIDVPVPDALIRSVLA, encoded by the coding sequence ATGAAACGTACTATACCCGTCCGGCTACGGGAAGGGAAGGACCGCTCGTACGAGGTCCTGATCTCCCCCGGAGCACTCGCACAGCTTCCCTCCCTCATTGCTTCCCGGTGGAAGGGGAGGAGCATTTTCGTCGTTACCGATTCAAATGTGAACCGGCTGTACGGCCGCACGGTGACACGCGGACTCGTGGTTGCGGGGTTCGACCCCGTTCTCATCGATGTTCCACCGGGTGAAGAGTCGAAATCCATTGACGTCTATTACGCTGTTCTCACAGCGTTGCTCGAGAACCGCATCCGCCGGGGGAGTGTGGTGATCGCCCTGGGCGGTGGCGTGGTGGGCGACCTCGCAGGTTTTGCCTCCGCGAGCGTGCTCCGTGGCGTGGAGTTCGTCCAGGTCCCGACAAGCCTCCTCGCGCAGGTGGACAGCAGTGTCGGCGGAAAGGTCGGTATCGACCATCACCTTGGCAAGAACCTGATCGGCGCATTCCATCAGCCGTCGCTTGTCGTGATCGACCCTCTGGTGTTGAAAACGCTCCCACCCCGGGAGTTCAGGAACGGCCTCGCCGAGATCATCAAGATCGCCGCGGCGTTGGACCGGAAGTTCTTCTCGTTGCTTGCGCGGAATGCCGCGAAACTCCGCCCCGGGCAGACGGCCTTCCTTACACGCGTGATCGCCACCGCTGTCGGCTTGAAAGCAGCCGTGGTGGAGAAGGATGAGCGGGAGGCGGGCCTGCGGAAGGTCCTTAACCTCGGCCATACGCTCGGACACGCGATCGAGACCGCGAGCGGGTTCTCACTCCGTCACGGGGAAACCGTGGCGATCGGAATGGTGCTCGAGGCGCGGATGGCGGCGACCATGGGACTCCTCAGCATCGATCACCTGATGAAGATCAAGCAGGCCCTCGAAGCGGTCGGGCTGCCCACGCGCATCCCCGGGAAACTGGATATGCGACGGGTGCATACGTCCCTTGCGCTGGATAAGAAGGGGAAGGATGGCATGCCGCTGTTCGTCCTCCCGAAAGCCATCGGCGCCTCAGCGATCGACGTGCCCGTGCCCGATGCACTCATCCGGTCCGTACTCGCATGA
- the aroA gene encoding 3-phosphoshikimate 1-carboxyvinyltransferase, with product MTPPRTIANIQTVNGTMRVPGSKSIANRALVCAALAQGDSVIRNISDSTDTTMMLNGLDQMGVLARAAGPEVRVSGTGGMLYAPKFPVPVGNAGTTLRFMISVAARAKGVTTFEGSERMAGRPITPLIDALAGLGVRVDVAVPVSRYTVHGGTIKGGRTSVSGEKSSQFVSSLLLAAPGLVNGLDLDVPGVLSSAPYVTMTLRVMKAFGVAVEQREGGFVVARDARFFPADYIVEADASGATYPFAAVALAGGAVRVPDLAPDSMQSDAGLVDVLVNMGCIVRWENGGAIMERRGTLHGVEVDMNAMPDAVPALVAAALFADGTTRIRNVAHLRYKESDRLGTLAEQLRLLGANITVLDDGLDIHPVPLHGAQLDPHEDHRLAMMFGLIGLRVPGVVVEDPMCVRKSYPRFWDELDRLSHS from the coding sequence ATGACCCCACCGCGGACCATAGCGAACATTCAAACGGTGAACGGGACCATGCGCGTCCCGGGCTCGAAGAGCATCGCGAACCGTGCACTCGTGTGCGCGGCGCTCGCCCAGGGCGATTCGGTGATCCGGAACATCTCGGACAGCACCGACACCACGATGATGCTGAACGGGCTGGACCAGATGGGGGTGCTTGCAAGGGCTGCCGGGCCGGAGGTCCGCGTCAGCGGCACCGGCGGGATGCTCTATGCCCCGAAGTTCCCTGTTCCCGTTGGCAATGCCGGCACAACGCTCCGCTTCATGATCTCGGTCGCTGCGCGCGCGAAAGGCGTGACCACGTTTGAAGGGTCGGAGCGCATGGCCGGCAGGCCCATCACGCCGCTCATCGATGCGCTCGCGGGACTCGGTGTGCGGGTGGATGTCGCGGTCCCGGTGTCGCGGTATACGGTGCATGGTGGCACGATCAAGGGTGGCCGCACCTCGGTGAGCGGGGAGAAGAGTTCGCAGTTCGTGTCATCGCTCCTCCTTGCGGCGCCGGGTCTTGTGAACGGACTGGATCTTGATGTGCCCGGTGTGCTGTCATCCGCCCCGTACGTGACCATGACCCTTCGGGTGATGAAGGCATTCGGCGTTGCAGTGGAGCAGCGCGAAGGTGGCTTCGTGGTCGCACGGGATGCACGCTTTTTCCCCGCCGACTATATAGTAGAGGCCGATGCTTCGGGAGCGACATATCCGTTCGCTGCCGTCGCACTCGCCGGCGGAGCGGTCCGCGTACCGGACCTCGCGCCCGATTCCATGCAAAGCGATGCGGGACTTGTGGACGTCCTCGTGAACATGGGGTGTATCGTCCGGTGGGAAAACGGTGGGGCGATCATGGAACGCCGCGGCACGCTGCACGGCGTCGAGGTGGACATGAATGCGATGCCGGATGCCGTCCCCGCGCTCGTTGCCGCGGCGCTGTTCGCCGACGGGACGACGCGCATCCGGAATGTTGCACACCTGCGCTATAAGGAATCGGACCGGCTCGGGACGCTCGCCGAACAGCTCCGGCTTCTCGGCGCGAACATCACCGTCCTGGATGACGGGCTGGATATCCACCCGGTGCCGCTGCACGGAGCACAACTTGATCCGCACGAGGACCATCGTCTGGCGATGATGTTCGGGCTCATCGGACTCCGTGTGCCCGGCGTGGTGGTGGAAGACCCGATGTGCGTTCGCAAATCCTATCCCCGCTTCTGGGATGAACTTGACAGGCTTTCTCACTCATAG
- a CDS encoding type I 3-dehydroquinate dehydratase, whose amino-acid sequence MIIVPIVGPALADARRQIRASRRDADMFEFRLDLCPDPALIRAIRSARKPVIATCRPVREGGRFEGSEGDRFEKLGAAIRAGASYIDCELDAVKEFRAWCGEQKLRPRLIVSKHDFSGGYAEVLQVYKRLRAVRADVIKLAYTATDAWQIAGVRTILQRAARDRQRAIAIAMGEGGEASRILYRVFGGWATFGSATEKEGSAPGQLTAAVMKKVFLAHKRTPRTKVFGLVGDPVRQSKGIYIHNPLYAKAGVNAVYVRFPVGDLDRFLQECGPWLTGCSVTLPHKSAMARHCSSFMGNAEMIGAVNTVVRQGKRWTGANTDAGAALDAIEKHLPVRGERMVILGAGGAARAIAVESARRGATVTIANRSEEKARALSSELDVAWCRTDAIATARPSILVNTTPVGMWPAVDATPVTSVPPCVRLAFDAIYNPAVTRFLTMARKQGAVIVGGSEMYAGQAVDQIRILTGVRVTGAVVMRMFQTAIRQHP is encoded by the coding sequence ATGATCATCGTCCCCATTGTCGGCCCGGCCCTCGCAGATGCACGTCGACAGATCCGGGCCTCCCGCCGCGACGCGGATATGTTCGAGTTCCGCCTCGACCTCTGCCCCGATCCGGCGCTCATCCGTGCGATCCGTTCGGCCCGTAAGCCGGTGATCGCCACCTGCCGCCCTGTGCGCGAGGGTGGACGGTTCGAGGGCAGCGAAGGGGACAGGTTCGAGAAGCTCGGTGCGGCGATCCGCGCCGGGGCCTCCTACATCGATTGTGAATTGGATGCGGTGAAGGAGTTCCGTGCCTGGTGCGGCGAGCAGAAGCTTCGGCCCCGGCTGATCGTTTCCAAACATGATTTCAGCGGTGGATACGCGGAAGTGTTGCAGGTCTACAAGCGCCTGCGTGCCGTGCGCGCCGATGTCATCAAGCTCGCCTATACCGCCACCGATGCCTGGCAGATCGCCGGAGTGCGCACGATCCTCCAGCGCGCCGCACGCGATCGTCAGCGCGCCATCGCCATCGCGATGGGCGAAGGGGGCGAGGCGAGCCGTATCCTCTACCGTGTGTTCGGCGGCTGGGCAACGTTTGGATCGGCAACCGAGAAGGAGGGCTCTGCCCCCGGCCAGCTCACTGCTGCGGTGATGAAGAAGGTGTTTCTTGCGCACAAGCGGACGCCGCGCACGAAGGTCTTCGGACTCGTGGGTGATCCGGTGCGTCAGAGCAAGGGCATCTACATTCATAACCCGCTCTATGCGAAGGCGGGGGTCAATGCTGTGTATGTGCGGTTCCCGGTTGGCGACCTCGACCGGTTCCTCCAGGAGTGCGGGCCGTGGTTGACGGGCTGCAGTGTCACGTTGCCGCACAAGTCCGCGATGGCGCGGCACTGCTCCTCTTTTATGGGAAACGCCGAGATGATCGGGGCCGTGAATACCGTTGTGCGGCAGGGGAAGCGTTGGACCGGCGCGAACACCGATGCCGGGGCGGCGCTGGATGCCATCGAGAAGCACCTTCCTGTGCGCGGCGAACGGATGGTGATACTTGGTGCCGGTGGTGCTGCACGTGCGATCGCTGTGGAGAGTGCGCGGCGTGGCGCGACGGTCACCATCGCGAACAGATCGGAAGAGAAGGCGCGTGCGCTTTCGAGCGAACTGGATGTTGCCTGGTGCCGTACGGATGCCATCGCCACGGCCCGGCCATCGATCCTTGTGAACACGACCCCGGTGGGCATGTGGCCCGCAGTGGACGCCACACCGGTCACGTCGGTCCCGCCGTGCGTACGCCTGGCATTCGATGCGATCTACAATCCGGCCGTGACCCGGTTCCTGACCATGGCCCGGAAGCAAGGTGCCGTGATCGTGGGTGGAAGCGAAATGTATGCGGGGCAGGCGGTCGACCAGATCCGCATCCTCACCGGCGTGCGCGTCACGGGCGCCGTGGTGATGCGCATGTTCCAGACCGCGATCCGTCAGCATCCCTGA